The following are encoded together in the Argopecten irradians isolate NY chromosome 5, Ai_NY, whole genome shotgun sequence genome:
- the LOC138323024 gene encoding beta-1,3-galactosyltransferase brn-like — protein sequence MRYDVLPQKFFRNRCHLLLLLVVLVFLMTHDNVHKLSKGVSFKNFRYPMEVDMLSLVRTYREEGRVNTEPINAYQYQFTTNVSHICNQKEIFILFLVKSSVRHFGRRDSIRSTWGQQGLASSEFPTKTIFLVGMPRENDNHQMYKILHDETLRYNDVLQMNFRDDYYNNTLKTVGGINWAVNNCGHAKHVVFMDDDFYVATTFLIAYLNTLSVQQYRTLFMGYLHEDAPERNEHGKWYISYDDYPFNRYPPFISAGAMIISMHFLKDIQIAIQYTKNFPFDDVFLAIVVYKLGVYPQHNSNIHTGEERAEYTSMQFHSVLASHGYYNDVLLQAAWRTHSAYVDALRMVLHHPLQRPTLPETTRVKDNSTQ from the coding sequence ATGAGGTACGATGTCTTGCCACAAAAGTTCTTCCGGAACAGATGTCACTTACTACTTCTCCTTGTCGTCTTGGTATTCCTTATGACACATGACAACGTCCACAAACTTTCAAAGGGGGTGTCATTTAAGAACTTCCGGTATCCGATGGAGGTGGACATGTTGTCCCTGGTGAGGACATACCGAGAGGAGGGTAGAGTGAACACAGAGCCAATCAATGCTTACCAGTACCAGTTCACTACCAACGTCTCTCATATATGCAATCAGAAGGAAATCTTTATTCTTTTCCTCGTGAAATCTTCCGTCCGCCATTTTGGTAGAAGGGATTCAATCCGATCCACTTGGGGACAGCAGGGTCTCGCATCGAGTGAATTTCCAACGAAAACGATCTTTCTGGTGGGTATGCCAAGGGAAAACGACAATCACCAGATGTACAAGATTCTGCACGATGAAACACTTCGTTACAACGATGTTCTTCAGATGAATTTCAGGGACGACTACTATAATAACACGCTGAAGACCGTGGGTGGAATTAATTGGGCCGTAAACAACTGCGGCCATGCTAAACATGTTGTATTTATGGATGACGACTTCTATGTCGCCACAACATTTTTGATCGCCTATCTGAACACCTTGTCTGTACAGCAGTACAGGACACTTTTTATGGGCTACCTTCACGAGGACGCTCCAGAGCGAAATGAACACGGGAAGTGGTACATTTCCTACGACGACTATCCTTTCAATCGTTACCCACCGTTTATAAGTGCCGGCGCTATGATCATATCAATGCATTTTCTAAAGGATATACAAATTGCGATCCAGTACACCAAGAACTTCCCGTTCGATGATGTCTTCCTTGCTATCGTGGTGTATAAACTCGGAGTCTACCCACAGCACAACTCGAATATCCACACGGGGGAGGAGAGAGCGGAATACACCAGCATGCAGTTTCATAGCGTCCTAGCGTCTCATGGGTATTACAACGATGTTCTCTTACAGGCAGCATGGCGGACACATTCCGCCTATGTGGACGCCCTTCGAATGGTACTGCATCATCCTTTACAACGACCGACACTTCCAGAAACGACCAGAGTAAAAGACAATTCTACACAATGA